A genomic window from Streptomyces sp. MST-110588 includes:
- a CDS encoding FAD-dependent oxidoreductase gives MSRQITVIGGGFAGLTAAISSAEAGATVTLYEAHRTLGGRARTAEGPYHVNEGPHALYNRGPHWSWLKRRDLIKPLAPLPLREAASLRFHHHGALRRLPPLGILKLRARKDAPVDTDFLSWAGSLVGEPTARAAAYYTGVATFHHDPGQLSAAFVQERLRRTTSLPPEAHYIRGGWGELIARMARYALALGVRIETGARVDALPEDRPVIIATHLDSARALLGGGLPPAPGAAAPAVPGGDTPPAPAGTGSLSWSSARTVLIDLAVRTRRGDPFALSGLDFSGWVERFTAQDPSLAPKGEQLIQGQIGIAPHERRADGIARAERLLDAGFPAWRERTTWRRESLAIGRTGAVDPPGTTWRDRPAIDRGNGVYLAGDQVAAPGVLSEVSFTSALEASSLALASSYSPHSFAA, from the coding sequence GTGTCCCGACAGATCACCGTCATCGGCGGCGGCTTCGCGGGCCTGACCGCCGCCATCTCGTCCGCCGAGGCCGGCGCCACCGTCACCCTCTACGAAGCCCACCGCACCCTCGGCGGCCGGGCCCGTACCGCCGAAGGCCCGTACCACGTCAACGAGGGCCCGCACGCGCTGTACAACCGAGGCCCCCACTGGTCCTGGCTCAAGCGGCGCGACCTGATCAAACCCCTCGCGCCGCTCCCGCTCCGGGAAGCCGCGAGCCTGCGCTTCCACCACCACGGCGCCCTCCGCCGCCTCCCACCGCTGGGCATCCTCAAGCTGCGCGCCCGCAAGGACGCTCCCGTGGACACGGACTTCCTCTCCTGGGCCGGCTCCCTGGTCGGGGAGCCGACGGCCCGGGCCGCCGCGTACTACACCGGCGTCGCCACCTTCCACCACGACCCCGGACAGCTCTCCGCCGCCTTCGTCCAGGAACGGCTGCGCCGCACCACCTCCCTGCCGCCGGAGGCCCACTACATCCGCGGCGGCTGGGGCGAGCTGATCGCCCGTATGGCCCGGTACGCCCTCGCGCTCGGCGTACGGATCGAGACCGGTGCCCGCGTCGACGCGCTGCCCGAGGACCGCCCGGTCATCATCGCCACCCACCTGGACTCCGCCCGTGCCCTGCTGGGCGGCGGCCTCCCTCCGGCCCCGGGCGCCGCCGCCCCGGCGGTCCCCGGCGGCGACACCCCACCAGCCCCGGCCGGCACCGGGTCCCTGAGCTGGAGCAGCGCCCGTACGGTGCTGATCGACCTGGCCGTACGGACCCGGCGCGGCGACCCGTTCGCGCTCTCCGGACTCGACTTCTCCGGCTGGGTGGAACGTTTCACCGCCCAGGACCCCTCCCTCGCCCCCAAGGGAGAGCAGCTCATCCAGGGACAGATCGGCATCGCACCCCACGAACGGCGTGCCGACGGCATCGCCCGTGCCGAACGCCTCCTGGACGCCGGCTTCCCCGCCTGGCGCGAACGCACCACCTGGCGCCGCGAATCCCTGGCCATCGGCCGTACGGGCGCGGTGGACCCGCCCGGCACCACCTGGCGCGACCGTCCCGCCATCGACCGCGGCAACGGCGTCTACCTGGCCGGGGACCAGGTGGCGGCGCCCGGCGTGCTCAGTGAGGTGTCCTTCACCAGTGCCCTGGAGGCCAGCAGTCTGGCCCTCGCCTCCTCGTACTCGCCGCATTCCTTCGCCGCTTGA